The Jaculus jaculus isolate mJacJac1 chromosome 1, mJacJac1.mat.Y.cur, whole genome shotgun sequence nucleotide sequence CCAAACTAGACAAGAAGATATCACCTGTCTGTGGAGAGCTGCTCATGACCCATCATGAACTGCAAGTTGTCGATGACCACATGACAAACATCATAAACGTACACAGCATGTTGCATTGTGTCTATTACAGACCTAGGGAGAAGAGACAATGAATGCAAGAGTCAATTACAAGCAGTTTCCAGGCACCCAAGGCAGAAAAGCTAGCATCCTGCTGGCCACCAGTTCTTCCGCCCTCCATTCTTTGCAGACCATAAGCCTGTCGAACTAAGAAGACCTCATAGGGGATCCAACTGGAGCTGAAAATGGAACCAAAGATGCTAAGTTTTGGGAATTTGTCAAAAACGAAAGAACAGTGGTTGGTCTTTGAGGAGCTCACCTGATACTCTGTTGCCCGTGGAAAGTCATGAAGTAGAGGGGCAGGTCCTCAAAGCGGTCTGCCCACTCTTCGTATTTGTCAAGTTGCTCTTCCAGCCGCGCCACAGCAAACTGGGTCAGCATGACCCGGGCTAATCTCACATTGCTGATCTCAAAGCTACCCCACAGTGTGTTCACCCCCTGGGTACACAAATCCAGGGCATATTCACTGATAAATGTAGTCTTTCCACTGCCCGTTGGCCCTGCAGAGGGGATGAATATAGCTCTGGGTGAGGAAAGTCTGTCTGATCCTTAAACCAAGACTGGTCAATGTTGAGAGGAGAAACCCCTCTGTTAACACTCAGTTGCCCAAATTCACATGTTTTTGTCACCTGATCCTCTGCCCTTTACCCAAAGCAGTGATTTCTCAATATCTCACCTGTAAAGACTGTCAACTCGCCTTTCCGATGCCCCTTCAACAGACGATTGAGGTCTGGGAAGCGGCTCCAATGGACCCCAGCTGCTTGCTCCACATTTGACAGTTCTCCTAGTACCTCCTCACGGAGCTGCCGGAAAGACACAATAGACTTGTGCCAAGCAGGGAGGGCAGTACGAAGAATACGTGAAAGATTTAAACCTCGGTTCAGGGCCTCCAGGGGCCGGGGCTGCTCATTTCCAGGCCTTACCAAGGAGCATCGCTTGGGGTTAAGTTTTCTGGCAAACAGTTTAGCAGCTTCCCAGGATCTAAGGTCATCCCCTAGCCAGAACACAACTCTTCGGAACTGTTCGAGGTAAGGCAGTAAGGCAGGAGGCAAGCAGACTGTTCCCCGGGGTAGGGCAAGGGTAGGTAGGCCTGTAGACTGGCTCAAGGCCATACTATCCAGCTCACGACTTGTTAGGACCACCTCTGCATCTCGATGGCTGATCAGTGGTAATCCAAACAGGTTGTGGTAGGCACCAGGCCGGGGAATGGTGGTCTCCACATAGTGCACACCATCCCCCTGGCCTTCAGCCCCTAATAGCTTCAGGCCACGTAATCCAGTACCACCAGGGGTATACCAAGGGAAGACCAGACTTCGAGCAGATCGAAGATACCGAACGCTGAACCTTCTGAGTGTGTCATCTGTCACTTTGGTAAGGCCAAACATCACTCGAGCCAGCTGGGCCTCCTTGGGGTCAGGTAACTCCCACAGAGGTATAGCTCGGTCCCAGATCCTCCGCACCTTTTCAATGTCCTCAGCTTCTGGTGCCTCACTAAGCAGGAAGCCGTCTTTGACCCCATCCCCTTGTCCCTCCACACTGGCCTGGAAGTCTTCCCAGCTCCCCTCTGCTAGGCTGGTCATACAGAGAAAGCGTCCTGTGGTCTTGTCGATGAAGAGAGTGAAGGACGTGGTAGGACCCTTTT carries:
- the Twnk gene encoding twinkle protein, mitochondrial isoform X2, which produces MWLLLRGACPLRILLPLRGEWMGRRGLPRSMAPGPPRRKYRKEALPALEVPVLPVTTTEIRQYLRSHGIPFQDGHSCFRAPSPFVASPEVKDQKGPTTSFTLFIDKTTGRFLCMTSLAEGSWEDFQASVEGQGDGVKDGFLLSEAPEAEDIEKVRRIWDRAIPLWELPDPKEAQLARVMFGLTKVTDDTLRRFSVRYLRSARSLVFPWYTPGGTGLRGLKLLGAEGQGDGVHYVETTIPRPGAYHNLFGLPLISHRDAEVVLTSRELDSMALSQSTGLPTLALPRGTVCLPPALLPYLEQFRRVVFWLGDDLRSWEAAKLFARKLNPKRCSLLREEVLGELSNVEQAAGVHWSRFPDLNRLLKGHRKGELTVFTGPTGSGKTTFISEYALDLCTQGVNTLWGSFEISNVRLARVMLTQFAVARLEEQLDKYEEWADRFEDLPLYFMTFHGQQSIRSVIDTMQHAVYVYDVCHVVIDNLQFMMGHEQLSTDRIAAQDYIVGAFRKFATDNSCHVTLVIHPRKEDDDKELQTASIFGSAKASQEADNVLILQDRKLVTGPGKRYLQVSKNRFDGDVGVFPLEFNKSSLTFSIPPKTKARLKKIKDDSGLVAKKSASSKKGAMTQNSETGLSQDFNPNQPDTSKPSR
- the Twnk gene encoding twinkle protein, mitochondrial isoform X1, encoding MWLLLRGACPLRILLPLRGEWMGRRGLPRSMAPGPPRRKYRKEALPALEVPVLPVTTTEIRQYLRSHGIPFQDGHSCFRAPSPFVASPEVKDQKGPTTSFTLFIDKTTGRFLCMTSLAEGSWEDFQASVEGQGDGVKDGFLLSEAPEAEDIEKVRRIWDRAIPLWELPDPKEAQLARVMFGLTKVTDDTLRRFSVRYLRSARSLVFPWYTPGGTGLRGLKLLGAEGQGDGVHYVETTIPRPGAYHNLFGLPLISHRDAEVVLTSRELDSMALSQSTGLPTLALPRGTVCLPPALLPYLEQFRRVVFWLGDDLRSWEAAKLFARKLNPKRCSLVRPGNEQPRPLEALNRGLNLSRILRTALPAWHKSIVSFRQLREEVLGELSNVEQAAGVHWSRFPDLNRLLKGHRKGELTVFTGPTGSGKTTFISEYALDLCTQGVNTLWGSFEISNVRLARVMLTQFAVARLEEQLDKYEEWADRFEDLPLYFMTFHGQQSIRSVIDTMQHAVYVYDVCHVVIDNLQFMMGHEQLSTDRIAAQDYIVGAFRKFATDNSCHVTLVIHPRKEDDDKELQTASIFGSAKASQEADNVLILQDRKLVTGPGKRYLQVSKNRFDGDVGVFPLEFNKSSLTFSIPPKTKARLKKIKDDSGLVAKKSASSKKGAMTQNSETGLSQDFNPNQPDTSKPSR